Proteins found in one Thalassomonas actiniarum genomic segment:
- a CDS encoding VOC family protein, whose protein sequence is MNFPNMLLSHVELYVQDIVQMEQFYTQTLGFIVTDRGEGKNGMVFLSRSPHEHHQIVLNPVASHRTFESPVDHISFRVESLAELRIFNASLAAIAEMKFQTVSHGTTWSIYFRDPENNRFEIFTDTPWYVNQPCKFPVDFTLADEELIKFTENKIKALPGFALASDWNKTHKSSLAALKK, encoded by the coding sequence ATGAATTTTCCCAATATGCTTTTAAGCCATGTTGAATTGTATGTTCAAGACATTGTTCAAATGGAGCAGTTCTATACACAAACCTTAGGTTTTATTGTTACCGACAGGGGGGAGGGTAAAAACGGTATGGTTTTTTTAAGCCGGAGCCCGCACGAGCATCATCAAATTGTTTTAAATCCCGTGGCATCACATCGAACATTTGAAAGTCCGGTCGATCATATTTCTTTCCGGGTTGAATCCCTTGCTGAGCTGAGAATATTTAATGCATCTTTAGCGGCAATTGCTGAAATGAAATTTCAAACCGTGTCCCATGGTACTACCTGGTCTATTTATTTTAGAGACCCTGAAAATAACCGGTTTGAGATTTTTACCGATACACCCTGGTATGTAAATCAGCCGTGTAAATTTCCGGTAGATTTTACGCTTGCAGATGAAGAGTTAATCAAATTTACAGAGAACAAGATTAAAGCGTTGCCGGGTTTCGCTTTAGCAAGCGACTGGAATAAAACACATAAAAGCAGCCTGGCCGCTTTGAAAAAATAA
- a CDS encoding TonB-dependent receptor → MTKNFKLSSVAAVLALVCQPFSAISAEQETADNSSSAPKTEKIEQIVVTGTFSGKAVRKVDAGYAISNFSEDDIKKLAPKSTADLFKAVPGVWSESSGGVAGANVFVRGFPSTGDAPFLTVQLQGAPIFPPPTLSFLENSSIFRLDETVEFMEALRGGTNPVISNGQPGLTTNFLLKEGSDDTEGKVKYSTSDFGLQRFDGVLSGALADDLYFMIGGYVKSSPGVRDAGFNAEEGQQFTINITKELDNGKINLYTRQTDDHGVWYLPAPINAPGVDNEYVQIGTNNRQATIQYGPDNTSEAFDFGDGRGWKGSVSGGSVELELDNGWDLVDRFSYTQGDANTFGLVPNDNAVALSSVADNGATAIGAVTGTEYAGDTMVQQIGRWVVKKEIEAFTNDLALTKTFDKGSFTAGYYNSTYQSKDWWSIGNQAYHVVETGGEMLTGIDCNDNADSCGWNYDINSVGDGTTRAVYGALSYEVTDKLTLDGGVRFEQHEIEYTVDEGLTGSISKAVSYDENGTSWTFGGNYSLTRDSGIFARISNGSKMPYFDDFRDNFDDYTNGEDLIKDVRQYELGYKLSKDNYSVYATGFFNEVEGDLEVPQPGQPAVVRTTQAYGVELDFTYYNDDGFSVSLNSTLQDTEILKGQDKGNELQRLPKWQVRITPSYEYEFSNGMLATVYGTLSAVGDRHSSNANIDEQELPGYEKVDLGVIFDVTDEVQVQFAANNLTDEDGLTEGDPRDALSSNARYILPRSFDFSVSYQF, encoded by the coding sequence ATGACAAAGAATTTTAAACTATCTTCCGTTGCTGCAGTACTAGCCCTGGTATGCCAGCCGTTTAGTGCCATAAGTGCGGAACAAGAGACAGCAGATAATAGCTCGTCAGCACCTAAAACCGAAAAAATTGAGCAAATCGTCGTTACCGGTACCTTCAGCGGTAAAGCGGTAAGAAAAGTGGATGCAGGTTACGCCATCAGTAACTTTTCCGAAGATGATATTAAAAAACTGGCGCCAAAAAGCACCGCGGATTTATTTAAAGCGGTTCCCGGCGTCTGGTCAGAAAGTTCCGGCGGTGTTGCCGGGGCCAACGTGTTTGTCCGTGGTTTTCCCAGCACCGGGGATGCGCCTTTCTTAACGGTGCAGTTACAAGGGGCACCGATTTTCCCGCCACCGACCCTGTCTTTTTTAGAAAACTCCTCGATATTCCGCCTCGATGAAACCGTTGAATTCATGGAAGCCCTGCGCGGCGGCACCAACCCGGTTATTTCCAATGGCCAGCCGGGTTTGACCACTAACTTCTTACTTAAAGAAGGCAGTGACGATACCGAAGGCAAGGTAAAATACTCAACCTCAGATTTTGGTCTGCAGCGCTTTGACGGCGTGCTTAGCGGCGCGCTGGCGGACGACCTTTACTTTATGATCGGCGGTTATGTGAAAAGCTCACCGGGTGTACGCGATGCCGGTTTTAATGCCGAAGAAGGTCAGCAGTTCACCATTAATATCACCAAAGAGCTGGATAACGGTAAAATTAATCTTTATACCCGCCAAACCGATGATCACGGTGTCTGGTATCTGCCTGCGCCGATCAATGCGCCGGGTGTAGACAATGAATATGTACAGATAGGCACCAATAACCGTCAGGCCACTATTCAGTACGGCCCGGACAATACCAGTGAAGCTTTTGATTTCGGTGATGGTCGTGGCTGGAAAGGTTCTGTTTCCGGCGGTAGTGTTGAACTGGAGCTGGACAATGGCTGGGATCTGGTAGACCGCTTTAGTTATACCCAGGGGGATGCCAATACTTTTGGTTTAGTGCCTAACGATAATGCCGTTGCCCTGTCCAGTGTTGCCGATAACGGCGCTACTGCCATCGGTGCGGTGACAGGTACTGAATATGCCGGCGATACTATGGTGCAGCAAATTGGCCGCTGGGTGGTGAAAAAAGAAATTGAAGCTTTCACCAATGATCTTGCCCTGACCAAAACCTTTGATAAAGGCAGCTTTACCGCGGGTTATTATAATTCAACCTACCAGTCTAAAGATTGGTGGTCGATAGGCAACCAGGCCTATCACGTGGTGGAAACCGGCGGTGAAATGCTCACCGGTATCGACTGTAACGACAATGCCGACAGCTGTGGCTGGAACTATGATATCAACAGTGTCGGTGACGGTACTACCCGTGCGGTATACGGTGCCCTTTCTTATGAAGTGACCGATAAACTCACCTTGGACGGCGGTGTGCGTTTCGAGCAGCATGAAATCGAATATACCGTGGATGAAGGCCTGACCGGCTCTATTTCCAAGGCGGTTTCTTATGATGAAAACGGTACTTCCTGGACCTTTGGCGGTAACTATTCGCTGACCCGGGATTCGGGGATTTTTGCCCGTATCAGTAACGGTAGCAAGATGCCGTATTTTGATGATTTCCGCGATAACTTCGATGACTATACCAATGGCGAAGACCTGATCAAGGATGTACGCCAGTATGAGCTTGGCTATAAGTTGTCAAAAGATAACTATAGTGTCTATGCCACTGGTTTCTTTAATGAGGTGGAAGGTGATTTAGAAGTACCTCAGCCGGGTCAGCCTGCTGTTGTCCGTACCACCCAGGCATATGGTGTTGAGCTTGATTTCACTTATTACAACGACGATGGTTTTTCCGTTAGCTTGAACTCTACCCTGCAGGATACCGAGATCCTTAAGGGGCAGGATAAAGGTAATGAATTGCAACGTCTGCCTAAGTGGCAGGTGCGTATTACCCCCAGCTATGAATATGAGTTCAGTAACGGCATGTTGGCGACCGTATACGGTACCTTGTCTGCGGTTGGTGACCGTCATTCAAGCAACGCCAACATAGACGAACAGGAACTGCCGGGTTATGAAAAAGTTGACCTGGGTGTGATCTTCGATGTTACCGACGAGGTACAGGTGCAGTTTGCTGCCAATAACCTGACCGATGAAGACGGTTTAACGGAAGGGGATCCGCGTGACGCGCTATCGTCTAACGCCCGTTATATCTTGCCAAGAAGCTTTGACTTCAGTGTGAGTTACCAGTTCTAA
- a CDS encoding VOC family protein has product MKMNYFVVGTNNMEAATKFYDSLFEEIGLNKVVPTERMAYWLGEDFAFAVAIPFDENPATNGNGTMVGFSVGTAEEVKRLHKKAIELGGACEGEPNQRGPRFSAYVRDLDKNKICFSD; this is encoded by the coding sequence ATGAAAATGAATTATTTTGTTGTTGGGACAAACAACATGGAAGCTGCGACTAAATTCTATGATTCACTTTTTGAAGAAATTGGGCTTAACAAAGTTGTGCCGACAGAAAGAATGGCGTATTGGCTGGGTGAGGATTTTGCATTTGCAGTAGCCATACCTTTTGATGAGAATCCAGCAACAAATGGGAATGGTACTATGGTTGGTTTTAGCGTCGGAACTGCCGAAGAAGTAAAAAGGCTTCATAAGAAAGCTATTGAATTGGGCGGCGCCTGTGAAGGCGAGCCAAATCAACGTGGACCTCGTTTTTCCGCGTATGTTAGAGATTTAGATAAAAATAAAATATGTTTTTCTGATTAA
- a CDS encoding GNAT family N-acetyltransferase yields MIQVQRSVISHRGFTAFDIQAIEIKIKIKTFGGFVQINETTRSDFEAFWPVFKEVVQAQETYAFDPDIEFESAYNLWCLSPEKSYVIKEKGLILGSYYIKPNASGPGKHISNCGYMVAAKSRGKGVARKLCLHSQQVAIELGYTAMQFNSVVSSNEVAVQLWKKLGYKIIGTIPNAYKHRRLGFVDSFIMHKQLT; encoded by the coding sequence ATGATTCAAGTTCAAAGGTCTGTCATCAGCCACCGGGGTTTTACTGCTTTTGATATTCAAGCTATTGAAATAAAAATAAAGATAAAAACCTTTGGAGGTTTTGTGCAAATTAATGAAACAACAAGAAGTGATTTCGAAGCGTTCTGGCCAGTTTTTAAGGAAGTTGTTCAAGCACAGGAAACTTATGCATTTGATCCCGATATAGAATTTGAATCTGCGTATAACTTATGGTGTTTGTCTCCGGAAAAATCTTATGTAATAAAGGAAAAGGGTTTAATACTCGGTTCATATTACATCAAGCCAAATGCGTCTGGTCCAGGCAAGCATATCTCTAACTGCGGTTATATGGTGGCTGCTAAAAGTCGCGGCAAAGGTGTTGCTCGAAAGTTATGTTTGCATTCACAGCAAGTGGCAATCGAACTTGGTTATACGGCAATGCAGTTTAACTCAGTTGTTTCCTCAAATGAGGTTGCGGTTCAGTTGTGGAAGAAGCTAGGTTATAAAATTATTGGTACTATCCCCAATGCTTATAAACACCGGCGCCTGGGGTTTGTTGACTCTTTTATCATGCATAAGCAACTTACATAA
- a CDS encoding LacI family DNA-binding transcriptional regulator, producing MFAEYAIISVMKEKTIKTLADIAKMANVSQSTVSRALRNNPLVSQKTRDFVQQLAQEHNFSVNATASKLRTQKTHTIAVIVMFDQNTEQSISDPFLMKLLGTIADELTKFGYDMLLTTTKTATGDWNNYYFESRRADGLIIVGQGEHDPRIEALASNNVPFVVWGTEFANKNYTTIGSDNRKGGYLAVKHLIDKGCKNIAFMGDIEHNELEQRWLGYQDACEEAGLALEPTLRLKTDLTSNDGYQQIKNYLEGKHPKIDGIFAVSDTIALGVMKYLHEQKVAIPEEIAIIGFDDIAMSAFSSPSLTTVRQNTTTAGELLVSKVLKKIENKPIESKLLEVELIIRQSSEQA from the coding sequence ATGTTTGCTGAATATGCAATAATCTCCGTCATGAAAGAAAAGACCATTAAAACACTTGCCGACATTGCCAAAATGGCCAATGTTTCCCAGTCGACGGTATCCCGGGCGCTGCGCAATAACCCCCTGGTGAGCCAGAAAACCCGGGATTTTGTCCAGCAGCTGGCTCAGGAGCATAACTTCAGTGTCAATGCCACCGCCAGTAAGTTGCGCACCCAAAAAACCCATACCATAGCCGTGATTGTTATGTTCGATCAAAATACCGAACAGTCAATTTCCGATCCCTTCCTGATGAAGTTATTGGGTACCATAGCGGATGAACTCACCAAGTTTGGCTATGACATGCTGCTGACCACCACCAAAACCGCCACCGGTGACTGGAACAATTATTATTTTGAATCCCGCCGGGCAGATGGCCTGATCATTGTCGGTCAGGGGGAGCATGACCCGCGCATCGAAGCCCTGGCCAGCAACAATGTGCCTTTTGTGGTCTGGGGTACGGAATTTGCCAATAAAAACTACACCACCATCGGCAGTGACAACCGCAAAGGCGGTTACCTGGCGGTCAAACACCTGATTGATAAAGGCTGTAAAAATATCGCCTTTATGGGTGATATAGAGCATAACGAGTTGGAACAGCGCTGGCTGGGTTATCAGGATGCCTGTGAAGAAGCCGGTCTCGCCTTAGAGCCGACCCTCAGGCTTAAAACCGACCTGACCTCAAACGACGGTTATCAACAGATCAAAAATTACCTGGAAGGCAAACATCCAAAAATCGACGGCATTTTTGCCGTCAGCGATACCATAGCCCTTGGAGTGATGAAATATTTGCATGAGCAAAAAGTTGCCATTCCCGAAGAAATTGCCATTATCGGTTTCGATGATATCGCCATGTCGGCATTCAGCTCACCTTCTTTGACCACGGTAAGACAAAATACCACGACTGCCGGTGAGTTACTGGTGAGTAAGGTACTGAAAAAAATCGAGAATAAACCGATTGAATCTAAATTGCTGGAAGTGGAACTCATTATTCGCCAATCCAGCGAGCAAGCCTGA
- a CDS encoding alpha/beta fold hydrolase translates to MKQLEYLLVGEGDTTIVFLNGFRMPFSSWDKVYSEISEQYKVVLYNRHGIGKSKKANVEQDGNAVVEDLRLLLNQLELKPPFIVVGHSLGGIYANLYARKYTDEVAALVLVDSPYPDELIEQESIKPASIFNFLNHSLKSVEKFFDRYKYSEEEEIARTLAQLRKLAPLPDIPVAVVSGVKKMPFIAEKAHALHLQYQKELARMSSQTRQYECFNSGHFPQVTEPGVVVKAIFETLNIANKSTQPIVKAGLG, encoded by the coding sequence ATGAAACAACTGGAGTATTTATTGGTTGGTGAAGGTGATACAACCATAGTTTTTCTCAATGGTTTTCGCATGCCTTTCAGTAGCTGGGATAAGGTTTATAGCGAAATTTCTGAACAGTATAAGGTGGTGCTTTATAACCGCCATGGCATAGGAAAGTCTAAAAAAGCGAACGTAGAACAGGATGGTAATGCTGTTGTTGAGGATTTACGCTTATTACTGAATCAGCTTGAATTGAAACCCCCGTTCATTGTTGTCGGTCATTCACTCGGTGGCATCTATGCCAATTTGTATGCCCGAAAGTATACGGACGAGGTTGCTGCACTGGTATTGGTTGATTCGCCATATCCCGATGAATTAATAGAACAAGAGTCGATTAAACCAGCCTCCATTTTTAATTTTTTGAATCATTCTCTTAAGTCCGTCGAAAAATTTTTTGACAGATATAAATACTCTGAGGAAGAAGAAATTGCCAGGACGTTAGCCCAGCTACGAAAACTAGCGCCATTGCCGGATATACCGGTTGCGGTGGTTTCCGGCGTTAAGAAGATGCCTTTTATAGCTGAAAAAGCACATGCTCTACATCTGCAATATCAAAAAGAGCTAGCCAGGATGTCTTCGCAAACAAGGCAATATGAGTGTTTTAACAGTGGGCATTTTCCTCAAGTCACCGAACCAGGAGTGGTCGTTAAGGCAATATTCGAGACATTAAACATAGCTAACAAATCAACTCAGCCGATCGTTAAGGCAGGGCTTGGTTGA
- the pgmB gene encoding beta-phosphoglucomutase, whose product MTVKAFIFDLDGVLTDTAEFHFIAWQATAHHLGLEFTREDNEALKGVDRVGSLQLILDKGKLTVSEEKFQQLLVEKNKHYLELINDINPGNLFPGVLDCFAVLKAKGIKIGLASASKNAAFVVDKLGIADLFDFIGDAASVANSKPAPDIFLSVARGLELAPEDCLGVEDAVAGVSAIKAAGMYAVGIGEKSVLTQADIVFPTTGEMDVQQLLN is encoded by the coding sequence ATGACAGTTAAAGCTTTTATTTTTGATCTTGATGGTGTGCTCACCGATACTGCCGAGTTCCATTTTATCGCCTGGCAGGCGACCGCCCATCACTTGGGGCTGGAATTTACCCGGGAAGATAATGAGGCCCTCAAAGGGGTTGACCGGGTCGGTTCATTGCAGCTGATCCTCGACAAAGGCAAGCTCACCGTCAGTGAAGAGAAATTTCAGCAGTTATTGGTGGAAAAAAATAAGCACTACCTGGAGCTGATCAATGATATCAATCCCGGTAACTTGTTTCCCGGCGTCTTGGACTGTTTTGCCGTGCTAAAAGCAAAAGGCATTAAAATCGGCCTGGCTTCAGCCAGTAAAAATGCCGCTTTTGTCGTCGACAAATTGGGGATTGCGGATTTATTTGATTTTATCGGTGATGCCGCCTCGGTGGCAAACAGCAAACCCGCTCCGGATATCTTCTTGTCGGTGGCCCGGGGTTTGGAACTGGCACCCGAAGATTGTCTCGGGGTGGAAGATGCGGTGGCCGGGGTCAGTGCCATTAAAGCTGCCGGTATGTATGCCGTGGGCATAGGCGAAAAGTCTGTGCTGACCCAGGCAGATATTGTTTTCCCGACCACAGGGGAAATGGACGTGCAGCAGCTGCTTAATTGA
- a CDS encoding IS110 family transposase yields the protein MKAPTVDDFAALIGIDWADQKHDICENPTGSKKYLHSVVSSKPESIDNWAMNLKIRYPNKQVAIACELQKGPLINALSKYSHLTIFPLNPSSVAKYRQAFTPSGAKDDPSDAYLQAEILALHMDKLTVIQPESAEIRALSQLVEYRRKIVQDRVDLTNKITATLKNYYPQVLEWFSEKDTIIFCDFIKKWPSLMQAKKAKKQSLQTFFNQHNSRYPEVNATRISLIKKATTLTDDLGVIEPNKILIEILIPQLKVLIKGIEQLDSEIKQRYKKQKDRVIFDSFPGAGPQLAPRLLAAFGTKRDRYTDASALQKYAGIAPVIERSGKQKWVHWRYSCPKFLRQTFVEWAGLSVRFSFWAKAYYEQQKSKGKPHNVIIRSLAFKWIRIAFRCWKTRTPYNESMYLEALKRRDSPLLKFAVGA from the coding sequence ATGAAAGCCCCTACTGTCGATGATTTCGCTGCTTTAATTGGAATTGATTGGGCAGATCAAAAACATGATATCTGCGAGAACCCTACCGGTTCTAAAAAGTACCTTCATTCCGTTGTTTCGAGTAAGCCAGAATCCATTGATAATTGGGCTATGAACCTAAAAATACGTTATCCAAACAAGCAAGTTGCCATCGCTTGTGAACTTCAAAAAGGACCACTCATTAATGCTTTGAGCAAGTATTCTCATCTTACGATATTTCCTCTCAACCCTTCTAGCGTCGCCAAATATCGGCAAGCATTTACACCTAGTGGAGCCAAAGACGACCCTTCAGATGCTTATTTACAGGCTGAAATCTTGGCGCTTCACATGGATAAATTAACGGTAATTCAGCCAGAATCAGCAGAAATCAGAGCATTGTCACAACTTGTGGAGTATCGTCGAAAGATAGTGCAAGACCGTGTCGATTTAACAAATAAAATTACAGCAACACTAAAAAACTATTATCCACAGGTACTTGAGTGGTTTTCTGAAAAAGACACGATTATTTTTTGTGACTTTATCAAGAAATGGCCATCATTGATGCAGGCAAAGAAAGCTAAAAAACAGTCCTTACAGACTTTCTTCAATCAACATAATTCCCGATACCCGGAAGTAAATGCAACTAGAATTTCGTTAATAAAAAAGGCGACTACGCTAACCGATGATCTGGGAGTTATTGAACCTAATAAGATCTTGATTGAGATTTTAATACCCCAACTCAAAGTACTGATTAAAGGGATTGAACAGCTGGACAGTGAAATAAAGCAACGTTATAAAAAGCAAAAGGATAGGGTTATTTTTGATAGTTTCCCTGGAGCTGGGCCTCAATTAGCCCCTCGCTTACTTGCTGCATTTGGCACAAAACGTGACCGATATACTGATGCATCGGCACTTCAAAAATATGCAGGCATTGCCCCTGTTATTGAGCGCAGTGGTAAACAAAAGTGGGTACATTGGCGGTATAGTTGCCCAAAATTTTTAAGGCAGACATTTGTGGAATGGGCAGGGTTATCTGTACGCTTTTCATTTTGGGCAAAAGCTTATTATGAACAACAAAAAAGCAAAGGTAAGCCACATAATGTGATTATCAGATCACTGGCTTTCAAATGGATAAGGATCGCATTCAGGTGTTGGAAAACCCGAACACCTTACAATGAATCTATGTACCTGGAAGCTTTAAAAAGACGGGACTCACCGCTGTTAAAGTTTGCTGTTGGCGCTTAA
- a CDS encoding DUF4236 domain-containing protein: protein MFKKKRSIKLGKGVKLNLGKKGISSLSVGGKGLTMNFGSKGVKTTANIRGTGISQSATFFGNKNQQAPTAQQNDDGSQRNVGILLGIGTLIFPYIFAWLLLRSGYSTSSRVISFAWMAFLIYSMLTGKTT, encoded by the coding sequence ATGTTTAAAAAGAAAAGAAGTATTAAATTGGGAAAAGGTGTAAAACTCAATTTAGGAAAAAAGGGCATATCAAGCCTTTCTGTAGGCGGCAAAGGCTTAACGATGAACTTTGGCTCAAAAGGAGTTAAAACTACGGCGAATATAAGAGGCACTGGAATTTCTCAGTCTGCAACGTTCTTTGGTAATAAAAACCAACAAGCGCCTACGGCACAACAAAATGACGATGGCTCACAAAGAAATGTAGGCATCTTATTGGGTATAGGAACATTAATTTTTCCATATATTTTTGCTTGGTTATTACTCCGTTCTGGTTATAGTACTTCTTCAAGGGTAATTAGCTTTGCATGGATGGCATTTTTAATTTATTCAATGCTCACAGGCAAAACCACTTAA